The DNA region GAGTCGGCCAACCTGACGCGCTACTCGATCCTGAACCAGTCCGGCATCGCCGCCCTGGCGCAGGCCAACCAGTCCACGAGCGCCGTCCTCTCGCTGCTCCGCGGCTGACGCCCTCGAGACCTCCCCTCCGCGGACAGGCCCGTCGTCGCCCTCGCGCCGGCGGGCCTCGTCGTCTCGGCGCGCGGCCCGCCCCTGGCGATCCGCGATCGGCGATCCCCGGCCGTTAAAGGTCGGGCCAGGCCAGTCGATTACCTTCCCGAACGGCACCAAGGATGGTGCTCTCGGAGCCCGCCCCCAGCGGGGTCCAACGGTCAAGGAGGATCGTCATGGCAAGTTTCTCGGTCATCACCAACGTCGCCGCCAACAACGCCCAGGCCAACCTGTACTCGACCAACATCGGTCTGCGTACGGCCCTCACGCGCGTCAGCAGCGGCTTCCGCATCAACAACTCCGGTGATGACGCGGCCGGCCTCGCGGTCGCCAACGGCTACCGCTCCACCGTCGCGGTGCTCAACCAGGGCGTCCGCAACGCCAACGATGGCCTGTCGGACCTGCAGATCAAGGACGGCGCGCTCGACAACGTCTCCAAGCTGCTCGACCGCCTCTCGACGCTCGCCACGCAGGCGGCCTCGGGCCAGACCACCAGCACCTCGCGCACCACGCTCGATGCCGAGTTCGACGACGTGCTCAACGAGATCAACCGTGAGACCAACGTGGCCGGCCTGGCCACGGCGCAGGGCTTCTCGGTGTTCGTGAGCAACAACAGCACCAACGGCAAGGTCGGCGGCAGCATCAACGCCGTCACCACCACCTCGCTCGGCATCGCCACCGGCGACCTGACGACGCAGGCAGCCGCGCAGACCGC from Luteitalea sp. TBR-22 includes:
- a CDS encoding flagellin, translating into MASFSVITNVAANNAQANLYSTNIGLRTALTRVSSGFRINNSGDDAAGLAVANGYRSTVAVLNQGVRNANDGLSDLQIKDGALDNVSKLLDRLSTLATQAASGQTTSTSRTTLDAEFDDVLNEINRETNVAGLATAQGFSVFVSNNSTNGKVGGSINAVTTTSLGIATGDLTTQAAAQTAVASIASAVTSLGTVQGQVGQLQNRLSYAISLAQNQIVNNKAAESRIRDANIAEESANLTRFSILNQSGIAALAQANGQTSAVLSLLRG